The Lycium barbarum isolate Lr01 chromosome 10, ASM1917538v2, whole genome shotgun sequence genome includes a region encoding these proteins:
- the LOC132612871 gene encoding uncharacterized protein LOC132612871 produces MNEFTLAKKILQAGYFWMTMERDSIRYVQKFHQCQVHGDFIRVPPNELNVQASTYKAVTKKVVADFVRNNIVCRFGIPESIIIDNAANLNSDLMRETCEKFRIAHRNSTAYRPQMNRAVEAANKNIKKILRNITDSHKQWHENFPYALLGYRTTARTSTGATPYMLVYGSEAVIPAEVEIPSLRIIQDVGLDNAEWIRSRHEQLMLIDEKRMDAVCHGQLYQNRISKAFNKRVRPRKFEPGQLVLKRIFPHQDKAKGKFTPNWKGPYVVHRVLSGGALILAEMDGKVSTKPINSDSIKKYYI; encoded by the exons ATGAACGAATTCACTTTGGCAAAGAAGATTCTGCAAGCAGGATACTTTTGGATGACTATGGAAAGAGACAGCATTCGCTATGTACAAAAGTTCCATCAATGTCAGGTTCACGGAGATTTCATTCGAGTTCCCCCAAATGAGCTCAAT GTCCAAGCTTCAACGTACAAGGCAGTAACAAAGAAGGTGGTAGCAGATTTTGTTCGCAACAATATAGTTTGCCGATTTGGGATCCCAGAGTCAATTATCATAGATAATGCGGCCAATCTCAACAGCGATCTTATGAGAGAGACATGTGAAAAGTTTAGGATCGCCCACCGAAATTCCACAGCTTATCGACCACAGATGAATAGAGCAGTCGAGGCAGcaaataagaacatcaagaagatcTTAAGGAACATAACAGACAGTCACAAGCAGTGGCATGAAAATTTTCCATATGCTTTGCTTGGTTACCGTACCACTGCTAGAACATCTACAGGAGCAACTCCCTATATGCTGGTCTATGGTTCCGAAGCTGTGATACCCGCAGAAGTAGAGATACCTTCTCTTAGGATTATCCAAGATGTTGGTTTGGACAATGCAGAATGGATACGTAGTAGACACGAAcagttgatgctcattgatgagaAAAGGATGGACGCTGTCTGTCACGGTCAGCTTTATCAGAACAGGATATCCAAGGCATTTAACAAAAGAGTAAGGCCTAGGAAATTCGAACCAGGGCAATTGGTTTTAAAGCGAATATTTCCTCATCAGGACAAAGCTAAAGGGAAATTCACACCAAATTGGAAAGGTCCATACGTGGTTCATCGAGTGCTTTCAGGAGGAGCATTGATTTTGGCAGAAATGGATGGTAAAGTGAGCACGAAGCCCATCAACTCAGACTCGATCAAGAAGTACTACATCTGA